The Etheostoma cragini isolate CJK2018 chromosome 5, CSU_Ecrag_1.0, whole genome shotgun sequence genome contains a region encoding:
- the noxa1 gene encoding NADPH oxidase activator 1 isoform X1, with protein MLYTELLRLWDEAVQAVDAKDWHGALAKLEEISEPTSRTLFNAASAHLVLGQLDQALKALDFAIAKDARLAVGFFQRAAVMMQIDRLEEALSDCIWAQKHMRGNMVIDYRQLGLRFKLYSWQVLYNAAAVYCRMGQWEQAKEVLLTASQERRGSRGGNIEVALDRVLREEVLAPLLVPEDVVFRPRKQDVEQLQQRDFLGKSKVITSMIPNDDFGGFEPLRMQKPGFYEPKVDGAQFSRYMRMRIPYMARGPGQLTVPGGATVFLFGEEDRNGMATVIYDGQRGLLPISLLEPADVKMSKGKKENKVPNGIPLPPGLKPPTRPQSQLSLAAPSQVRFISDTPPPSHTTATHSPLAASEPHKYPANAASDQHDGGVKGAEAGSVVVKVHYTYTVALSLPLDTPYQEVKEQIAEKLGQPAFQLRLRYKQHGSRVLIPLGGEVEPSRTMQEVAEAGRATLWCQTEDPLANRSILYQMVALYDYNAQGPEDLEFSEGDTIDILGEVNEEWLEGHCAGNIGIFPSCFAYSENANISQSPEI; from the exons ATGCTTTACACTGAGTTACTGCGGTTGTGGGATGAGGCGGTGCAGGCGGTGGATGCCAAGGACTGGCATGGAGCTCTGGCTAAACTCGAGGAGATCAGTGAACCCACATCTCGCACTTTGTTTAACGCTGCCTCGGCTCACCTGGTTCTGGGACAGCTGGACCAGGCCCTGAAG GCTTTAGACTTCGCCATTGCCAAGGATGCAAGACTTGCTGTTGGCTTCTTCCAGAGAGCAGCAGTGATGATGCAGATTGACAG GTTGGAGGAGGCTCTGTCAGACTGTATCTGGGCACAGAAGCATATGAGAGGAAACATGGTCATTGACTACAGACAGCTGGGACTGCGATTCAAACTCTACAGCTGGCAG GTATTATATAATGCAGCAGCTGTGTACTGTCGGATGGGCCAGTGGGAGCAGGCCAAGGAGGTCCTGCTGACAGCTTCccaggagagaagaggaagtcGAGGGGGAAACATAGAGGTGGCTTTGGACAGAGTCCTG AGGGAAGAGGTACTGGCTCCTCTCCTGGTGCCTGAGGATGTGGTGTTTCGTCCCAGGAAACAGGATGTTGAACAGCTGCAGCAAAGAGACTTCCTTGGCAAATCAAAG GTGATTACCTCCATGATTCCCAATGATGATTTTGGAGGCTTTGAACCACTGAGGATGCAG AAACCTGGTTTCTATGAGCCTAAGGTGGATGGAGCTCA GTTCTCTAGATACATGCGCATGCGGATCCCCTACATGGCTCGGGGCCCGGGACAGCTGACTGTGCCGGGAGGGgccacagtgtttttatttggcGAGGAGGACAGAAACGGGATGGCAACTGTCATATATGATGGACAG AGAGGACTTCTGCCAATATCCCTGCTTGAACCTGCAGACGTCAAGATGTCCAAAGGCAAAAAGGAgaat AAAGTTCCCAATGGGATCCCTCTACCACCTGGACTCAAGCCACCCACTCGCCCACAGTCCCAGCTTAGCCTTGCAGCTCCTTCTCAAG TACGTTTTATATCAGACACTCCACCTCCCTCCCACACTACTGCCACCCACTCACCGCTGGCAGCCTCAGAGCCTCACAAGTACCCAGCCAACGCAGCCAGCGACCAG CATGATGGTGGAGTAAAGGGAGCAGAGGCGGGCTCTGTGGTGGTGAAGGTCCACTACACATACACTGTGGCGCTGTCTTTACCTCTGGACACACCATACCAAGAAGTGAAGGAACAAATTGCAGAGAAATTGGGTCAGCCGGCGTTTCAGCTGCGCCTCAG ATACAAGCAGCATGGTTCCCGGGTTCTGATACCTCTGGGTGGGGAGGTAGAGCCTAGCCGCACCATGCAAGAGGTGGCTGAGGCTGGCAGAGCCACCCTGTGGTGCCAG ACAGAAGATCCGTTGGCCAACCGTTCTATCCTCTACCAGATGGTGGCGCTGTATGACTACAACGCTCAGGGCCCAGAGGACCTGGAGTTCAGCGAAGGAGATACTATTGACATCCTGGGTGAAG TTAATGAGGAGTGGCTAGAGGGACACTGTGCAGGAAACATAGGCATCTTCCCCAGCTGCTTTGCCTACAGCGAGAACGCCAACATCTCCCAGAGCCCCGAGATATAA
- the noxa1 gene encoding NADPH oxidase activator 1 isoform X2 — protein sequence MMQIDRLEEALSDCIWAQKHMRGNMVIDYRQLGLRFKLYSWQVLYNAAAVYCRMGQWEQAKEVLLTASQERRGSRGGNIEVALDRVLREEVLAPLLVPEDVVFRPRKQDVEQLQQRDFLGKSKVITSMIPNDDFGGFEPLRMQKPGFYEPKVDGAQFSRYMRMRIPYMARGPGQLTVPGGATVFLFGEEDRNGMATVIYDGQRGLLPISLLEPADVKMSKGKKENKVPNGIPLPPGLKPPTRPQSQLSLAAPSQVRFISDTPPPSHTTATHSPLAASEPHKYPANAASDQHDGGVKGAEAGSVVVKVHYTYTVALSLPLDTPYQEVKEQIAEKLGQPAFQLRLRYKQHGSRVLIPLGGEVEPSRTMQEVAEAGRATLWCQTEDPLANRSILYQMVALYDYNAQGPEDLEFSEGDTIDILGEVNEEWLEGHCAGNIGIFPSCFAYSENANISQSPEI from the exons ATGATGCAGATTGACAG GTTGGAGGAGGCTCTGTCAGACTGTATCTGGGCACAGAAGCATATGAGAGGAAACATGGTCATTGACTACAGACAGCTGGGACTGCGATTCAAACTCTACAGCTGGCAG GTATTATATAATGCAGCAGCTGTGTACTGTCGGATGGGCCAGTGGGAGCAGGCCAAGGAGGTCCTGCTGACAGCTTCccaggagagaagaggaagtcGAGGGGGAAACATAGAGGTGGCTTTGGACAGAGTCCTG AGGGAAGAGGTACTGGCTCCTCTCCTGGTGCCTGAGGATGTGGTGTTTCGTCCCAGGAAACAGGATGTTGAACAGCTGCAGCAAAGAGACTTCCTTGGCAAATCAAAG GTGATTACCTCCATGATTCCCAATGATGATTTTGGAGGCTTTGAACCACTGAGGATGCAG AAACCTGGTTTCTATGAGCCTAAGGTGGATGGAGCTCA GTTCTCTAGATACATGCGCATGCGGATCCCCTACATGGCTCGGGGCCCGGGACAGCTGACTGTGCCGGGAGGGgccacagtgtttttatttggcGAGGAGGACAGAAACGGGATGGCAACTGTCATATATGATGGACAG AGAGGACTTCTGCCAATATCCCTGCTTGAACCTGCAGACGTCAAGATGTCCAAAGGCAAAAAGGAgaat AAAGTTCCCAATGGGATCCCTCTACCACCTGGACTCAAGCCACCCACTCGCCCACAGTCCCAGCTTAGCCTTGCAGCTCCTTCTCAAG TACGTTTTATATCAGACACTCCACCTCCCTCCCACACTACTGCCACCCACTCACCGCTGGCAGCCTCAGAGCCTCACAAGTACCCAGCCAACGCAGCCAGCGACCAG CATGATGGTGGAGTAAAGGGAGCAGAGGCGGGCTCTGTGGTGGTGAAGGTCCACTACACATACACTGTGGCGCTGTCTTTACCTCTGGACACACCATACCAAGAAGTGAAGGAACAAATTGCAGAGAAATTGGGTCAGCCGGCGTTTCAGCTGCGCCTCAG ATACAAGCAGCATGGTTCCCGGGTTCTGATACCTCTGGGTGGGGAGGTAGAGCCTAGCCGCACCATGCAAGAGGTGGCTGAGGCTGGCAGAGCCACCCTGTGGTGCCAG ACAGAAGATCCGTTGGCCAACCGTTCTATCCTCTACCAGATGGTGGCGCTGTATGACTACAACGCTCAGGGCCCAGAGGACCTGGAGTTCAGCGAAGGAGATACTATTGACATCCTGGGTGAAG TTAATGAGGAGTGGCTAGAGGGACACTGTGCAGGAAACATAGGCATCTTCCCCAGCTGCTTTGCCTACAGCGAGAACGCCAACATCTCCCAGAGCCCCGAGATATAA